A genome region from Armatimonadota bacterium includes the following:
- a CDS encoding aminodeoxychorismate/anthranilate synthase component II: MILVVDNYDSFAYNLVQYLGELGAEVTVYRNDAISVGEIARLQPEAIVISPGPCTPNEAGVSNDVLRELSDRIPVLGVCLGHQCIGQCFGGRVGLAPQPVHGKTSRIVHDGRTIFRGLPSPFVATRYHSLVVYEEGLPDVLEVSARNEEGLVMGLRHRHRPVEGVQFHPESILTEHGKALLGNFLSLVRDWHRTGKWGVPEGGG, translated from the coding sequence ATGATCCTGGTGGTGGACAACTACGACTCCTTCGCCTACAACCTCGTGCAGTACCTGGGCGAGCTCGGGGCGGAGGTGACGGTCTACCGGAACGACGCCATCTCCGTGGGGGAGATCGCACGCTTGCAGCCTGAAGCCATCGTGATCTCTCCCGGGCCCTGCACCCCCAACGAGGCGGGCGTCAGCAACGACGTGCTGCGGGAGCTGTCCGATCGGATCCCGGTCCTTGGGGTGTGCCTGGGGCATCAGTGCATCGGGCAGTGCTTTGGCGGGCGGGTGGGACTCGCCCCGCAGCCCGTGCACGGCAAGACCTCCCGCATCGTGCACGACGGCCGCACCATCTTCCGGGGCCTGCCCTCGCCCTTCGTGGCAACCCGCTACCACTCCCTGGTGGTGTACGAGGAGGGTCTGCCGGACGTGCTGGAGGTCAGCGCCCGGAACGAGGAGGGCCTCGTGATGGGACTGCGGCACCGCCACCGGCCGGTGGAGGGCGTGCAGTTCCATCCCGAATCCATCCTCACGGAGCACGGCAAGGCGCTGCTGGGTAACTTCCTGAGCCTTGTGCGCGACTGGCACCGCACGGGCAAATGGGGCGTGCCGGAGGGAGGAGGATGA
- the trpD gene encoding anthranilate phosphoribosyltransferase: protein MIQEAIRKTVEGISLSAEEAERVMGEIMDGEATPAQIAALVVALRMKGETVEEMSGFARAMRVRAQRITPRVSVLVDTCGTGGDGAHTFNISTTTAFVVAGCGVAVAKHGNRAVSSACGSADVLEALGLPPDAEPARVQEAIERIGLGFLFAPRFHPAMRHAVGPRREIGIRTIFNVLGPLTNPAGARRQVIGVYDPRLVEPVALVARELGTEHAYVVHGDGLDELTTTGPTWVAEVRDGHVRTFQLEPEEVGLPRASREALRGGDARHNARLVERVLQGERGPCRDVVLLNAAAALVAAGAAEDLREGILRAGEAIDSGAAQAKLEALRAYFGAQAGAAG from the coding sequence ATGATCCAGGAGGCGATTCGGAAGACGGTGGAGGGCATCTCCCTCTCCGCGGAGGAAGCGGAGCGGGTCATGGGCGAGATCATGGACGGTGAGGCCACCCCGGCCCAGATCGCGGCCCTGGTGGTGGCCCTGCGCATGAAGGGCGAGACGGTGGAGGAGATGAGCGGCTTCGCTCGGGCCATGCGGGTGCGAGCGCAGCGCATCACGCCGCGTGTCTCCGTCCTGGTGGACACCTGCGGTACGGGCGGGGACGGGGCCCACACCTTCAACATCTCCACCACCACGGCCTTCGTGGTGGCGGGCTGCGGGGTGGCGGTGGCCAAGCACGGGAACCGCGCGGTCAGCAGCGCCTGCGGGAGCGCGGACGTCCTGGAGGCCCTGGGGCTTCCCCCGGATGCGGAGCCCGCGCGGGTGCAGGAGGCCATCGAACGGATCGGCCTCGGGTTCCTCTTCGCGCCCCGGTTCCACCCTGCCATGCGGCACGCGGTGGGGCCACGGCGGGAGATCGGAATCCGCACCATCTTCAACGTTCTGGGCCCCCTTACCAACCCCGCGGGTGCCCGGCGGCAGGTGATCGGGGTGTACGATCCGCGGCTTGTGGAGCCCGTTGCCCTCGTGGCCCGGGAGCTCGGGACGGAGCACGCGTACGTGGTGCACGGGGACGGCCTGGACGAGCTCACCACCACGGGTCCCACGTGGGTGGCGGAGGTACGGGACGGGCACGTGCGCACCTTCCAGCTAGAGCCAGAGGAGGTGGGGCTCCCTCGGGCATCACGGGAGGCCCTCCGGGGCGGTGACGCCCGGCACAACGCGCGGCTGGTGGAGCGCGTCCTACAGGGGGAGCGAGGGCCCTGCCGGGACGTGGTGCTGCTGAACGCGGCCGCGGCGCTGGTGGCCGCGGGGGCCGCGGAGGACCTGCGGGAGGGAATCCTCCGGGCCGGAGAGGCCATCGATTCCGGGGCGGCACAGGCGAAGCTGGAGGCCCTGCGGGCGTACTTCGGGGCTCAGGCCGGAGCTGCGGGATGA